Proteins from one Embleya scabrispora genomic window:
- the lpdA gene encoding dihydrolipoyl dehydrogenase: protein MANDAGAVFDVVILGGGSGGYACALRAAELGMRVVLVEKGKLGGTCLHNGCIPTKALLHAGEVADQTRESEQFGVKSTFDGIDIAAVHAYKDGVISRLFKGLTGLIASRKITVVEGAGKLVSPTAVEVNGQRYEGRHVVLATGSVPKSLPGLEIDGNRVLNSDHALVLDRVPQSAVVLGGGVIGVEFASAWKSFGVDVTIVEALPHLVALEDEASSKLLERAFRRRGIKFELGARFSGVEYTDAGVRVSLENGKQIEAELLLVAVGRGPVSAGLGYEEAGVAMDRGYVLVDEYCATNVPTISAVGDLIPTLQLAHVGFGEGILVAERIAGLNPVPIDYAGVPRVTYCDPEVASVGLTEAQAVERYGSDKLASISYSLGGNGKSQILKTTGQVKVVSVKDGPVVGIHMVGARMGELTSEAQLIYNWEALPAEVAQLIHPHPTQSEALGEAHLALAGKPLHVHD from the coding sequence GTGGCGAACGACGCCGGAGCCGTTTTCGATGTAGTCATTCTCGGCGGCGGGAGTGGCGGCTACGCGTGCGCCCTGCGCGCGGCCGAACTCGGTATGCGCGTCGTCCTCGTCGAAAAGGGCAAGCTCGGCGGCACGTGTCTGCACAACGGCTGCATCCCGACCAAGGCGCTGCTGCACGCCGGCGAGGTCGCGGACCAGACGCGCGAGAGTGAGCAGTTCGGCGTCAAGTCGACGTTCGACGGCATCGACATCGCCGCGGTGCACGCGTACAAGGACGGCGTGATCTCGCGCCTGTTCAAGGGCCTGACCGGGCTGATCGCGAGCCGCAAGATCACCGTCGTCGAGGGCGCCGGGAAGCTTGTGTCGCCGACCGCGGTCGAGGTGAACGGGCAGCGCTACGAGGGTCGACACGTGGTACTGGCGACCGGCTCGGTGCCGAAGTCGCTGCCGGGCCTGGAGATCGACGGCAACCGCGTGCTCAACAGCGACCACGCGCTCGTGCTCGACCGGGTCCCGCAGTCCGCGGTGGTGCTCGGCGGCGGCGTGATCGGCGTCGAGTTCGCCAGCGCCTGGAAGTCCTTCGGTGTGGACGTGACCATCGTCGAGGCGCTGCCGCACCTGGTCGCCCTGGAGGACGAGGCGAGCAGCAAGCTCCTGGAGCGCGCCTTCCGTCGTCGCGGCATCAAGTTCGAACTCGGCGCGCGTTTCTCCGGCGTCGAGTACACCGACGCGGGCGTGCGGGTCTCGCTGGAGAACGGCAAGCAGATCGAGGCCGAGCTGCTGCTCGTCGCCGTCGGCCGCGGCCCCGTCTCGGCAGGCCTGGGCTACGAGGAGGCCGGCGTCGCGATGGACCGCGGCTACGTCCTGGTCGACGAGTACTGCGCCACGAACGTGCCGACGATCTCGGCCGTGGGCGACCTCATCCCCACCCTTCAGCTCGCCCACGTCGGTTTCGGCGAGGGCATTTTGGTCGCCGAGCGCATCGCCGGGTTGAACCCGGTGCCGATCGACTACGCGGGCGTGCCGCGCGTGACCTACTGCGACCCGGAGGTGGCCTCGGTCGGCCTCACCGAGGCGCAGGCGGTCGAGCGTTACGGCTCGGACAAGCTCGCGTCGATCAGCTACAGCCTCGGCGGCAACGGCAAGAGCCAGATCCTCAAGACGACCGGCCAGGTCAAGGTCGTCTCGGTCAAGGACGGCCCGGTCGTCGGCATCCACATGGTCGGCGCCCGGATGGGCGAGCTGACCTCGGAGGCCCAGCTGATCTACAACTGGGAGGCCCTGCCGGCCGAGGTCGCCCAGCTCATCCACCCGCACCCGACGCAGTCCGAGGCGCTTGGCGAGGCCCACCTCGCGTTGGCGGGCAAGCCCCTGCACGTCCACGACTGA
- a CDS encoding aldo/keto reductase family protein, whose protein sequence is MDFRHLGRSGLVISEIAYGNWLTHGSQVEEDAALACVRAALDCGITTFDTADVYAETRAESVLGRALKGERREGLEIFTKVYWPTGPGRNDRGLSRKHILEAIDGSLSRLGTDYVDLYQAHRFDYSTPLEETMSAFADVVRAGKALYIGVSEWNAEQIRAAAELARELRVPLVSNQPQYSMLWRVIEAEVVPASEELGLGQIVWSPIAQGVLTGKYLPGQPPPAGSRATDDKGGQDFVSRMLTDDVLTRVQQLRPLADEAGLSLAQLAVAWVLQNPNVSAAIIGASRPEQVRENVKAAGVRLDESLLNKIDVILDPVVNRDPALTLSPSTRP, encoded by the coding sequence ATGGACTTCCGACACCTCGGCCGCAGCGGTCTCGTCATCAGCGAGATCGCCTACGGCAACTGGCTCACCCACGGCTCCCAGGTGGAGGAGGACGCGGCACTCGCGTGTGTGCGGGCCGCGCTCGACTGTGGCATCACCACCTTCGACACCGCCGACGTGTACGCGGAGACGCGCGCGGAATCGGTGCTCGGCCGGGCGCTGAAGGGCGAACGCCGCGAGGGCCTGGAGATCTTCACCAAGGTCTACTGGCCCACCGGTCCCGGTCGCAACGACCGGGGCCTGTCGCGCAAGCACATCCTCGAGGCGATCGACGGGTCGTTGTCGCGCCTGGGCACCGACTACGTGGACCTCTACCAGGCCCACCGGTTCGACTACTCGACGCCGCTGGAAGAGACCATGTCGGCCTTCGCCGACGTGGTCCGCGCCGGCAAGGCGCTGTACATCGGGGTTTCCGAGTGGAACGCCGAGCAGATCCGCGCCGCCGCCGAACTCGCCCGCGAGCTGCGCGTGCCGCTGGTCTCCAACCAGCCGCAATACTCGATGTTGTGGCGGGTGATCGAGGCCGAGGTGGTGCCGGCCTCGGAGGAGTTGGGGCTCGGCCAGATCGTCTGGTCGCCGATCGCGCAGGGTGTGCTCACCGGCAAGTACCTGCCGGGGCAGCCGCCGCCGGCCGGATCGCGCGCCACCGACGACAAGGGCGGCCAGGACTTCGTCTCGCGGATGCTCACCGACGATGTGCTCACCCGGGTGCAGCAACTGCGCCCGCTGGCCGACGAGGCCGGTCTCTCGCTCGCGCAGCTCGCCGTCGCGTGGGTACTGCAGAACCCGAACGTGTCGGCCGCGATCATCGGCGCGTCCCGCCCCGAGCAGGTGCGGGAGAACGTCAAGGCGGCGGGTGTCCGGCTGGACGAGAGCCTGCTGAACAAGATCGACGTGATCCTCGACCCGGTGGTCAACCGCGACCCGGCACTCACCCTGAGCCCGAGCACGCGTCCGTAG
- the sucB gene encoding 2-oxoglutarate dehydrogenase, E2 component, dihydrolipoamide succinyltransferase has protein sequence MPVSVTLPALGESVQEGTITRWLKQEGERVELDEPLLEVSTDKVDTEIPSPAAGILVSIKAQEDDTVDVGAELAVIDDGTGASAPAAAPAPQAAEAPAEAPAPAEAPAAPAAPAAQEPAQAAQEPAQAPAAPAGDAQGTPVLLPALGESVQEGTITRWLKQEGDTVEADEPLLEVSTDKVDTEIPSPVGGVLLKIKVAEDETVEVGAELAVIGAPGAAPAAAPAPAAAAPAAAPAPAAAPATAPAQAAAPAPAPAAAPAQAPAPKPAPTPAPAPAPQAAAPAPQLAPPAEADGAYVTPLVRKLAAEHNVDLGAIEGTGIGGRIRKQDVLETARKQQAAQAAAAASAPAPAAAAPAAKAAAPIEPSPLRGRTEKLSRMRTVIAKRMVESLQTSAQLTTVVEVDVTNIARLRDRAKNDFVAREGVKLSFMPFFAKAAVEALKVHPVLNASMDLDAGTVTYHDAEHLVIAVDTDRGLMVPVIHNAGDLNIAGLSRKISDLAERTRTNKVSPDELAGGTFTLTNTGSRGALFDTPIFPQPQVAMLGTGAVVKRPVVVNDPTLGEVIAVRSMVYLALSYDHRLVDGADAARFLQTVKTRLEEGAFEGDLGL, from the coding sequence ATGCCGGTCTCCGTAACACTGCCCGCGCTCGGCGAAAGCGTGCAGGAGGGCACCATCACCCGCTGGCTGAAGCAGGAGGGTGAGCGCGTCGAGCTGGACGAGCCCCTGCTCGAGGTCTCGACCGACAAGGTCGACACCGAGATCCCCTCCCCCGCCGCGGGCATCCTGGTGTCGATCAAGGCCCAGGAAGACGACACGGTCGACGTCGGCGCCGAACTGGCCGTGATCGACGACGGCACCGGGGCTTCGGCTCCGGCCGCCGCACCGGCTCCGCAGGCGGCCGAGGCGCCCGCCGAGGCTCCGGCGCCCGCCGAGGCTCCCGCCGCGCCGGCGGCGCCGGCCGCGCAGGAGCCCGCTCAGGCCGCACAGGAGCCCGCCCAGGCTCCGGCCGCGCCCGCCGGCGACGCGCAGGGCACCCCGGTGCTGCTGCCCGCGCTCGGCGAGAGCGTGCAGGAGGGCACCATCACCCGCTGGCTGAAGCAGGAGGGTGACACGGTCGAGGCCGACGAGCCGCTGCTCGAGGTCTCGACGGACAAGGTCGACACCGAGATCCCGTCGCCGGTCGGTGGCGTGCTGCTGAAGATCAAGGTCGCCGAGGACGAGACGGTGGAGGTCGGCGCCGAGCTGGCCGTCATCGGCGCGCCCGGTGCGGCTCCGGCCGCGGCGCCCGCTCCGGCGGCTGCGGCTCCGGCGGCTGCTCCGGCTCCGGCGGCTGCTCCGGCCACCGCGCCGGCCCAGGCCGCGGCTCCGGCTCCGGCGCCCGCCGCCGCGCCGGCCCAGGCACCCGCGCCGAAGCCGGCTCCGACGCCCGCGCCGGCTCCCGCTCCGCAGGCTGCCGCCCCGGCGCCGCAGCTCGCCCCGCCGGCCGAGGCCGACGGCGCGTACGTCACGCCGCTGGTGCGCAAGCTCGCCGCCGAGCACAACGTGGACCTGGGCGCGATCGAGGGCACCGGCATCGGTGGCCGCATCCGCAAGCAGGACGTCCTGGAGACGGCCCGCAAGCAGCAGGCGGCCCAGGCCGCCGCGGCGGCCTCGGCTCCGGCTCCGGCCGCCGCCGCTCCCGCCGCCAAGGCCGCGGCGCCGATCGAGCCGTCGCCGCTGCGCGGTCGCACCGAGAAGTTGTCGCGGATGCGCACGGTGATCGCCAAGCGCATGGTCGAGTCGCTGCAGACCTCGGCCCAGCTGACCACCGTCGTCGAGGTGGACGTCACCAACATCGCCCGCCTGCGCGACCGGGCGAAGAACGACTTCGTGGCCCGCGAGGGCGTCAAGCTGTCGTTCATGCCGTTCTTCGCCAAGGCGGCGGTCGAGGCGCTCAAGGTCCACCCGGTCCTGAACGCCTCGATGGACCTGGACGCGGGCACGGTCACCTACCACGACGCCGAGCACCTGGTGATCGCGGTGGACACCGACCGCGGCCTGATGGTCCCGGTCATCCACAACGCGGGCGACCTGAACATCGCGGGCCTGTCCCGGAAGATCTCGGACCTGGCGGAGCGCACCCGCACCAACAAGGTCAGCCCCGACGAGCTGGCCGGCGGCACGTTCACGCTGACCAACACCGGTTCGCGCGGCGCGCTGTTCGACACGCCGATCTTCCCGCAGCCGCAGGTCGCGATGCTCGGCACGGGCGCGGTCGTCAAGCGCCCGGTCGTGGTCAACGACCCGACGCTCGGCGAGGTCATCGCGGTCCGTTCGATGGTGTACCTGGCCCTGTCCTACGACCACCGCCTGGTGGACGGCGCGGACGCGGCCCGCTTCCTGCAGACGGTGAAGACCCGTCTCGAGGAAGGCGCCTTCGAGGGCGACCTCGGCCTGTAG
- a CDS encoding leucyl aminopeptidase, protein MTTLSIGSTAALSLRADVLVIGAVKGKDGTVLAEGAESIDAALDGRLTATLSAVDAGGAEGELHRVPTFGVAKAPLVLVVGLGEQPADGFAHETLRRVGGTVARALAGVKKAGVALPLAGAEAVGAFGEGVLLGAYSFETYREKSREGRKEAVKDVVLLGLKANKAVKAAAERAAITAESVNHARDLVNTPPNDLNPKDFAAIAVDTGKNAGFKVEVLDDKALAKGGFGGILGVGQGSANKPRLVRLGYTHPKAKRTIALVGKGITYDSGGISLKPAGSNETMKMDMGGAAAVLGAVTAVARLGLEVNVTGWLALAENMPSGTAIRPGDVLRMYGGRTVEVLNTDAEGRLVLADAITRACEESPQMLIDVATLTGAMMVALGNDIYGIMANDDTFRDAVYDAATRAGEQAWPMPLPADMRKQMDSPIADLKNMGNSRMGGGLIAGIFLQEFVAEGVHWAHLDIAGPAFHEGEAGGYRAKGGTGVAVRSLLQVAQDVADNRI, encoded by the coding sequence GTGACCACACTGAGTATCGGCTCCACCGCGGCCCTTTCCCTGCGCGCCGACGTTCTCGTGATCGGCGCCGTCAAGGGCAAGGACGGCACCGTCCTGGCCGAGGGCGCCGAGAGCATCGACGCGGCGCTCGACGGCCGGCTCACCGCCACCCTGTCCGCCGTCGACGCCGGCGGGGCCGAGGGCGAACTACACCGGGTGCCGACGTTCGGCGTGGCCAAGGCCCCGCTCGTGCTGGTCGTCGGCCTGGGCGAGCAGCCCGCCGACGGCTTCGCGCACGAGACGCTGCGCCGCGTGGGCGGCACCGTGGCGCGAGCGCTCGCGGGCGTCAAGAAGGCGGGTGTGGCGCTGCCGTTGGCCGGTGCGGAGGCGGTGGGTGCGTTCGGGGAGGGCGTGCTGCTCGGCGCGTACTCCTTCGAGACCTACCGGGAGAAGTCGCGCGAGGGCCGCAAGGAAGCGGTCAAGGACGTCGTGCTGCTCGGCCTGAAGGCCAACAAGGCGGTCAAGGCCGCCGCGGAGCGCGCCGCGATCACCGCGGAGAGCGTCAACCACGCCCGCGACCTGGTCAACACCCCGCCGAACGACCTGAACCCGAAGGACTTCGCCGCGATCGCGGTGGACACCGGCAAGAACGCCGGCTTCAAGGTCGAGGTGCTGGACGACAAGGCGCTCGCCAAGGGCGGCTTCGGCGGCATCCTCGGCGTCGGCCAGGGTTCGGCCAACAAGCCGCGCCTGGTCCGCCTGGGCTACACGCACCCCAAGGCCAAGCGCACCATCGCACTGGTCGGCAAGGGCATCACCTACGACTCGGGCGGCATCTCGCTCAAGCCGGCCGGGTCCAACGAGACGATGAAGATGGACATGGGCGGCGCGGCGGCCGTCCTGGGCGCGGTCACCGCGGTGGCCCGGCTCGGCCTCGAGGTCAACGTGACCGGCTGGCTGGCGCTGGCGGAGAACATGCCCTCCGGCACCGCGATCCGCCCCGGCGACGTGTTGCGGATGTACGGCGGTCGCACCGTCGAGGTGCTGAACACCGACGCCGAGGGCCGCCTGGTGCTCGCCGACGCGATCACGCGCGCGTGCGAGGAGTCGCCGCAGATGCTGATCGACGTGGCCACGCTGACCGGCGCGATGATGGTCGCCCTGGGCAACGACATCTACGGGATCATGGCCAACGACGACACCTTCCGCGACGCGGTGTACGACGCCGCGACGCGGGCGGGCGAGCAGGCCTGGCCGATGCCGCTGCCGGCCGACATGCGCAAGCAGATGGACTCGCCGATCGCGGACCTGAAGAACATGGGCAACTCGCGGATGGGCGGCGGCCTGATCGCCGGCATCTTCCTCCAGGAGTTCGTCGCCGAGGGCGTGCACTGGGCGCACCTGGACATCGCCGGCCCGGCGTTCCACGAGGGCGAGGCCGGCGGCTACCGGGCCAAGGGCGGCACGGGCGTCGCGGTGCGTTCGCTGCTCCAGGTCGCGCAGGACGTGGCGGACAACCGGATCTGA
- a CDS encoding class I SAM-dependent methyltransferase: MTTITGLSGDLHTQVRRELVARQLAEHMTSLRDRGPLRVLDVGCGPASPGILLARAGHIVTSVNTDTDVLTSLHEDLARESADVQGRMRLVEGDGAEAGRHFPPGSFDLAVCHDVLEAQPEPDGMLAALARMMSQGGLISVTSRNAGSLAMRAGAAAQWTATLKGLSATTYPNPAGGTLRADTVDGLCTVLADLGAPVLDWYGVGVFSGLQPDDAEPPRGQKAWTNLLACEEDASRRDPYRLIAPVLHLVAEKTVR; the protein is encoded by the coding sequence ATGACGACGATCACCGGGCTGAGCGGCGACCTGCACACGCAGGTCCGCCGCGAATTGGTGGCCCGCCAACTGGCCGAGCACATGACGAGCCTGCGCGACCGCGGTCCGCTGCGGGTGCTCGACGTCGGCTGCGGGCCGGCCTCGCCCGGCATCCTGCTCGCCCGTGCGGGACACATCGTCACCTCGGTGAACACCGACACCGACGTGCTCACCTCACTGCACGAGGACCTGGCCCGGGAGTCGGCCGACGTACAGGGGCGGATGCGGCTGGTCGAGGGCGACGGCGCCGAGGCCGGCCGGCACTTCCCGCCGGGCAGCTTCGATCTGGCCGTCTGCCACGACGTGCTGGAGGCCCAGCCCGAGCCCGACGGCATGCTCGCCGCGCTGGCCCGGATGATGTCTCAGGGCGGGTTGATCTCGGTCACCTCGCGCAACGCCGGATCGCTGGCGATGCGCGCCGGGGCCGCGGCCCAGTGGACCGCGACGCTCAAGGGCCTGTCGGCGACCACGTATCCCAACCCGGCCGGCGGCACGCTGCGCGCGGACACCGTCGACGGGCTGTGCACGGTGCTCGCGGACCTGGGCGCGCCGGTCCTGGACTGGTACGGGGTGGGCGTCTTCAGCGGCCTCCAGCCCGACGACGCCGAGCCGCCGCGCGGCCAGAAGGCGTGGACGAACCTGCTCGCCTGCGAGGAGGACGCGTCGCGCCGCGACCCGTACCGCCTGATCGCACCGGTCCTGCACCTGGTCGCCGAGAAGACCGTGCGCTAG
- a CDS encoding bifunctional adenosylcobinamide kinase/adenosylcobinamide-phosphate guanylyltransferase, which translates to MELTLLGTAGPKGWPQPFCTCASCLGCTGPAVRGPACVLLDGTLLLDCGPEPAHAAARAGYPLTGVRRLLLSGPAETAPLAWLPAAGLDEVAAPSAPPAWLPAPSAGGPQWRRVAAGDAFEVDGRRIRVLPGGTPGRVAYEVIGADGTRLLYVPPSTLPPEAEAGRAWTRGGGPYDVVLLDVVSWPERLATLRRDGAVTEDTDVLAIHLSHESPPGEELHRRLAAWGARAVPDGGVVRVGADPSPTPRPHRTLVLGGARSGKSAEAERRLAACPDVLYVATGGTREGDPEWAERIALHQNRRPDTWSTAETVELTALLAEARRPLLVDCLSLWLTAVMDAHGAWDDDAWADGGAREAVRADVAALAAAWRACRVPVVGVSNEVGSGVVPATPAGRRFRDELGRLNATIAAESDEVLLVVAGQPLTLRSLPNQAKHATD; encoded by the coding sequence ATGGAGCTGACGCTGCTCGGCACGGCCGGTCCCAAGGGCTGGCCCCAGCCGTTCTGCACCTGTGCCTCGTGTCTGGGGTGCACCGGGCCGGCGGTGCGCGGACCCGCGTGCGTGCTGCTCGACGGCACACTGCTGCTCGACTGCGGTCCGGAGCCCGCGCACGCCGCCGCGCGGGCCGGGTACCCGCTGACCGGGGTGCGACGGCTGTTGCTGAGCGGTCCGGCCGAGACCGCGCCGCTGGCCTGGCTGCCCGCGGCGGGGCTCGACGAGGTGGCCGCGCCGTCCGCGCCGCCGGCCTGGTTGCCGGCGCCGTCGGCGGGCGGCCCCCAGTGGCGACGGGTCGCGGCGGGTGACGCCTTCGAGGTGGACGGTCGGCGAATACGGGTGTTGCCCGGCGGGACTCCCGGGCGGGTCGCCTACGAGGTGATCGGAGCCGACGGTACGCGGCTGCTGTACGTGCCACCCTCGACGCTGCCGCCCGAGGCCGAGGCCGGGCGGGCCTGGACACGCGGGGGCGGGCCCTACGACGTGGTGTTGCTCGACGTGGTGTCGTGGCCGGAGCGGCTGGCCACGCTGCGGCGCGACGGCGCGGTCACCGAGGACACCGACGTACTGGCGATCCACCTGTCGCACGAGTCGCCGCCGGGCGAGGAGTTGCACCGCCGGTTGGCCGCGTGGGGCGCTCGCGCGGTGCCGGACGGCGGCGTGGTGCGGGTCGGCGCCGACCCCTCGCCGACGCCGCGTCCGCATCGCACCCTCGTTCTGGGCGGGGCCCGCTCGGGCAAGTCGGCGGAGGCCGAACGGCGCCTGGCGGCCTGTCCGGACGTGCTCTACGTGGCGACCGGCGGCACCCGGGAGGGCGATCCGGAGTGGGCCGAGCGAATCGCGCTGCACCAAAATCGCCGACCGGACACCTGGAGCACCGCCGAGACGGTGGAGTTGACCGCGCTGCTCGCCGAGGCCCGTCGGCCGCTCCTGGTGGACTGCCTGTCGTTGTGGCTGACCGCGGTGATGGACGCGCACGGCGCGTGGGACGACGACGCGTGGGCGGACGGCGGCGCGCGCGAGGCGGTACGGGCCGACGTCGCGGCGCTGGCCGCCGCGTGGCGGGCGTGCCGTGTCCCCGTGGTCGGCGTGAGCAACGAGGTGGGCAGCGGCGTGGTCCCGGCAACCCCCGCGGGCCGCCGCTTCCGCGACGAACTGGGCCGCCTCAACGCGACGATCGCGGCCGAATCCGACGAGGTCCTCCTGGTGGTGGCCGGCCAACCCCTCACCCTCCGAAGCCTCCCAAACCAAGCCAAACACGCCACCGACTGA
- a CDS encoding DUF3043 domain-containing protein has protein sequence MFRRRSHAEPETAEQSLERLQGESAVRDPQAPKGRPTPKRSEAQANRKTKVSVPKDPKAARRQARLRMREERETQRQALLTGDERALPARDRGPLRRFARDYVDARYTVGEFFLPSAVIILILSILPSLAIKNFSLFLWLAVILLIILDSVRVNMGLKKALRAKFPKENLKGVTPYALMRCLQLRRLRLPKPQVKRGEKVA, from the coding sequence GTGTTCCGACGACGTTCCCACGCAGAGCCCGAGACCGCCGAGCAGTCCCTGGAGCGTCTCCAGGGCGAGTCGGCCGTCCGGGACCCCCAGGCCCCGAAGGGCCGCCCCACGCCCAAGCGCTCCGAGGCGCAGGCCAACCGCAAGACCAAGGTGTCCGTGCCCAAGGACCCCAAGGCGGCGCGCAGGCAGGCTCGGTTGCGGATGCGCGAGGAGCGCGAGACACAGCGCCAGGCGCTGCTCACCGGCGACGAGCGGGCGCTGCCGGCCCGCGACCGGGGGCCGCTGCGCCGGTTCGCCCGCGACTACGTCGACGCGCGCTACACGGTCGGCGAGTTCTTCCTGCCCTCGGCCGTGATCATCCTGATCCTGAGCATCCTGCCGAGCCTGGCGATCAAGAACTTCTCGCTCTTCCTGTGGCTCGCGGTGATCCTGCTGATCATCCTCGACTCGGTCCGGGTCAACATGGGCCTGAAGAAGGCGTTGCGGGCGAAGTTCCCGAAGGAGAACCTCAAGGGCGTCACCCCGTACGCGCTGATGCGCTGTCTCCAACTCCGTCGGCTGCGGCTGCCCAAACCGCAGGTCAAACGAGGCGAGAAGGTCGCATGA
- a CDS encoding adenosylcobinamide-GDP ribazoletransferase, whose amino-acid sequence MSAGTTSAGLRLAFGILSVIPVEVERVDRPVAGRAMACAPLVGLVLGGLAAGVLALAGWAGTGAFTAAALAVATLALLTRGLHLDGLADTADGLGSAKPAPDALRVMKASDIGPFGVLTLLFLVLIEIGALSRLGRDGSGPAAAALGFAVVTGRVALSIGCGPGVPSARPDGLGAMVAGTVGRGVLLAWSLVLVAGAGLYGLVQGPTEALRALGAAIAGLAAAALLLRHATRRFGGITGDVLGALVETAGCVALVVLSTG is encoded by the coding sequence GTGAGCGCCGGTACCACCTCGGCCGGGCTGCGCCTGGCATTCGGCATCCTGTCGGTGATCCCGGTCGAGGTGGAGCGGGTGGACCGCCCGGTGGCCGGCCGCGCGATGGCCTGCGCGCCGCTGGTCGGCCTGGTCCTGGGCGGCCTCGCCGCAGGTGTCCTCGCGCTCGCCGGATGGGCCGGCACCGGCGCGTTCACCGCCGCCGCGCTCGCCGTCGCCACCCTGGCCCTGCTCACCCGAGGGCTGCACCTGGACGGCCTGGCCGACACCGCCGACGGCCTGGGCTCCGCCAAGCCCGCCCCGGACGCGCTGCGCGTCATGAAGGCGTCCGACATCGGCCCGTTCGGTGTACTCACCCTGCTCTTCCTGGTCCTGATCGAGATCGGCGCGCTGAGTCGGCTCGGGCGGGACGGCAGCGGACCGGCCGCCGCCGCCCTGGGATTCGCGGTGGTCACGGGCCGGGTCGCGCTGTCGATCGGGTGCGGCCCGGGCGTGCCGTCCGCGCGCCCCGACGGACTCGGGGCGATGGTCGCCGGCACCGTCGGGCGCGGCGTCCTGCTCGCCTGGTCGCTCGTCCTGGTCGCCGGCGCCGGCCTGTACGGCCTCGTCCAAGGCCCCACCGAGGCACTGCGCGCGCTCGGCGCGGCAATCGCCGGACTCGCCGCCGCCGCCCTGCTGTTGCGGCACGCCACCCGCCGATTCGGCGGCATCACCGGTGATGTGCTGGGCGCCCTCGTGGAGACCGCCGGCTGCGTCGCGCTCGTGGTCCTGTCCACTGGCTGA
- a CDS encoding nicotinate-nucleotide--dimethylbenzimidazole phosphoribosyltransferase — MTIDLDSLAAQVERPDDDARARVRTHLADLAGAPSAYGRLEELAIRYASIRGGKTTAPIGAPRVVLFAADHGVASHGVSVRPPGWTAREVRATLAGTTPAATFAAALDTPIRVVDIAVDAEPDAFPEPITRHRIRRGSGALDSADALAPGEAEAAFRAGTEIADAEIDSGADVLLLGSLGAAATTPAAVLIGALTGMDAAAVIGRGSGIDDATWIRKCATIRDALRRARPVLGDPMRLLGVSGGADFAAMTGFLLQCSVRRTPVLLDDVATAAAALVAQRISYRAPDWWLAGHVTPEPGHVKALDRLALEPVLDYRVRGGEGVGALLALPVLRAAVDLVARVQPTP; from the coding sequence GTGACAATCGACCTCGACTCCCTGGCCGCACAGGTGGAGCGCCCGGACGACGACGCCCGCGCCCGCGTCCGCACCCACCTCGCAGACCTCGCGGGCGCACCGAGCGCGTACGGCCGACTCGAAGAGCTCGCGATCCGGTACGCCTCGATCCGGGGCGGCAAGACCACCGCCCCCATCGGCGCCCCCCGCGTGGTGTTGTTCGCCGCCGACCACGGAGTGGCCTCGCACGGCGTCTCGGTCCGCCCGCCCGGCTGGACCGCGCGCGAGGTGCGGGCCACCCTCGCCGGCACCACCCCCGCCGCCACGTTCGCGGCCGCGCTCGACACGCCGATCCGGGTCGTCGACATCGCCGTCGACGCCGAGCCCGACGCCTTCCCCGAGCCGATCACGCGCCACCGGATCCGCCGCGGCTCCGGCGCGCTGGACAGCGCCGACGCACTCGCCCCCGGCGAAGCCGAGGCGGCGTTCCGGGCCGGGACCGAGATCGCCGACGCCGAGATCGACTCGGGCGCCGACGTGCTGCTGCTGGGCTCGCTGGGCGCGGCGGCCACCACCCCGGCGGCCGTCCTGATCGGCGCGCTCACCGGCATGGACGCGGCGGCGGTGATCGGCCGCGGCTCCGGCATCGACGACGCGACCTGGATCCGCAAGTGCGCCACCATCCGCGACGCGCTGCGCCGGGCCCGGCCGGTGCTCGGCGACCCGATGCGGCTGCTCGGCGTCAGCGGCGGGGCCGACTTCGCCGCGATGACCGGATTCCTGCTCCAGTGCTCGGTCCGCCGCACGCCGGTGCTGCTCGACGACGTCGCCACCGCCGCGGCGGCCCTGGTCGCCCAGCGGATCTCCTACCGCGCGCCCGACTGGTGGCTGGCCGGCCACGTGACCCCCGAGCCCGGCCACGTCAAGGCGCTGGACCGGCTCGCCCTCGAACCGGTCCTGGACTACCGGGTCCGCGGCGGCGAGGGCGTCGGCGCGCTGCTCGCGCTCCCGGTGCTGCGCGCCGCGGTCGACCTGGTGGCCCGGGTGCAGCCCACCCCGTGA